One Candidatus Cetobacterium colombiensis genomic window carries:
- a CDS encoding BglG family transcription antiterminator, with amino-acid sequence MNTTSINVLTLLSQGNFSLEEISKYLDIEKNSISKVILSINNFLQHENLPLLEIVEDEICSNLNATEWQYIFTKKNLFTPDDILDYLYVKFIHNGFIILEEEKLILNISRSSIFRYFTQVKNILDKYGSNYSYIPGKGMRLQNISDQNLHIFFKKLAKTFLKNYYFLNQINLVNNLLEKYNSNLLISKLEKVFKNNNISPTNFLISFIWALNICIILFEKINLKHSKDYSEFFKLKKSINFHLNKFSFRQQEQIFYFLVNLKNTSTPFEPDSLLKAEQILIKLKENLQIKELDSSLKTILLKKLCYSVFKFDNQILKVKKANLTIHEEKILEIINKSLASLNFNLFFSDKISLMNIIKKIIIEQNKNSIENILILYNEVVISDDFSLSDKFKYYNHSFKFTIEPSFFYKLLPTEYEKNYDLILCDEPFFKKNTQIINNFEYNHILQTINNHIFEKFINKI; translated from the coding sequence ATGAATACAACTAGTATTAATGTTTTAACATTATTATCTCAAGGTAATTTTTCTTTAGAAGAAATATCTAAATACTTAGATATTGAAAAAAATAGTATTAGTAAAGTTATTTTATCTATTAATAATTTTTTACAACATGAAAATTTACCTCTATTAGAGATAGTTGAAGATGAAATTTGTTCTAATCTAAATGCAACTGAATGGCAATATATTTTTACAAAAAAAAATCTTTTTACACCAGATGATATTTTAGATTACTTATATGTTAAATTTATTCATAATGGTTTTATAATTTTAGAAGAAGAAAAATTAATTTTAAATATTTCTCGAAGCTCTATTTTTAGATATTTTACACAAGTTAAAAATATTCTAGATAAATATGGTTCTAATTACTCTTATATTCCTGGAAAAGGAATGAGATTACAAAATATTTCAGATCAAAATTTACATATTTTCTTTAAAAAATTAGCAAAAACTTTTTTAAAAAATTATTATTTTTTAAATCAAATTAATTTAGTAAATAATCTATTAGAAAAATATAATTCCAATCTTTTAATTAGTAAATTAGAAAAAGTATTTAAAAATAATAATATTTCTCCTACTAATTTTTTAATTTCTTTTATTTGGGCTCTTAATATTTGTATAATTTTATTTGAAAAAATAAATTTAAAGCATTCTAAAGATTACTCTGAATTTTTTAAGTTAAAAAAAAGTATCAATTTTCATTTAAATAAATTCAGCTTCAGGCAACAAGAACAAATTTTTTATTTTTTAGTAAATTTAAAAAATACATCTACTCCTTTTGAACCTGATTCTTTATTAAAAGCTGAACAAATCTTAATAAAACTAAAAGAAAATCTACAAATTAAAGAATTAGATTCCTCACTTAAAACTATCCTATTAAAAAAACTATGTTATTCTGTTTTTAAATTTGATAACCAGATTTTAAAAGTAAAGAAGGCTAATTTAACTATTCATGAAGAAAAAATTTTAGAAATAATTAATAAGTCATTAGCTTCTCTTAATTTCAATTTATTTTTTAGCGACAAAATTTCACTGATGAATATTATAAAAAAAATTATAATTGAACAAAATAAAAACTCTATTGAAAATATTCTTATATTATACAACGAAGTTGTTATCTCAGACGATTTTTCTCTTAGCGATAAATTTAAATATTATAACCACTCTTTTAAATTTACAATAGAACCTTCTTTTTTTTATAAACTTCTTCCTACAGAATACGAAAAAAATTATGATTTAATATTATGTGATGAGCCATTTTTTAAAAAAAATACTCAAATTATAAATAACTTTGAATATAACCACATACTTCAAACTATTAATAATCATATTTTTGAAAAATTTATAAATAAAATTTAA
- a CDS encoding ABC-F family ATP-binding cassette domain-containing protein, which translates to MSILDVKNVSHGFGSRVILENASFRLLKGEHVGLVGANGEGKSTFLNIITGKLMPDEGQVSWCNHITTGYLDQYSTLEKGKTIRDILKSAFAHMFQLEQEIMDLYTKMGDCSPEEMDSILEEVGEIQSILEGADFYNLDSKIEEYAAGLGLLDIGLERDVSELSGGQRAKILLAKVLLENPMILILDEPTNFLDEDHITWLKNFLKNYENAFILVSHDIPFLNEVTNVIYHIENAILTRYTGDYYQFREMYELKKRQIEAAYKKQQKEIAHLQDFIARNKARVATTNLAKDRQKKLDRMDIIEIAREKPKPIFGFKTARTPSREIITVTDLVIGYNEPLTKPLNFTIERNQKIAIKGVNGLGKSTLLNTILKRIKALSGEIEHGQFLEIGYFKQEEESSSITALDEFWNEFPGLTNAEVRAALAKCGLTTDHITSQMRVLSGGENAKVRLAKIMNREINFLILDEPTNHLDVDAKEELKRAIKEFNGTVLMVSHEPEFYMDVATEIWNVEDWTTKII; encoded by the coding sequence ATGAGTATTTTAGATGTTAAAAATGTAAGTCATGGGTTTGGTTCTAGAGTAATTTTAGAAAATGCCTCATTTAGACTTTTAAAAGGGGAACACGTTGGATTAGTTGGAGCTAACGGAGAAGGAAAGTCTACTTTCCTAAATATTATAACTGGTAAACTTATGCCAGATGAGGGACAAGTTTCTTGGTGTAATCACATCACTACTGGATACCTTGATCAATACAGTACACTAGAGAAGGGTAAAACCATTAGAGATATATTAAAATCTGCTTTTGCTCATATGTTCCAGTTAGAACAAGAAATTATGGATCTTTATACAAAGATGGGAGACTGTTCTCCTGAAGAAATGGATAGTATTTTAGAAGAGGTTGGAGAAATTCAAAGTATTCTTGAAGGTGCTGATTTTTATAATTTAGATTCAAAAATTGAAGAGTATGCTGCTGGTTTAGGATTACTTGATATTGGTCTTGAAAGAGATGTTTCGGAGCTTTCTGGTGGTCAAAGAGCTAAAATACTTTTAGCAAAAGTTTTACTAGAAAATCCAATGATTCTAATTCTAGATGAGCCTACTAACTTTTTAGACGAAGATCATATAACTTGGTTAAAAAACTTCTTAAAAAATTATGAAAATGCGTTTATTCTAGTTTCTCATGATATCCCATTTTTAAATGAAGTTACAAATGTTATATATCATATTGAAAATGCAATTTTAACTAGATATACTGGAGATTATTATCAATTTAGAGAAATGTATGAACTAAAGAAAAGACAAATTGAAGCAGCTTATAAAAAACAGCAAAAAGAAATTGCTCACTTACAAGATTTTATAGCTCGGAACAAAGCTAGAGTTGCTACAACAAATCTTGCTAAAGATAGACAAAAGAAATTAGATCGTATGGATATAATTGAAATTGCAAGAGAAAAACCAAAACCAATTTTTGGATTTAAGACTGCTCGTACGCCGTCTAGAGAAATTATTACAGTTACAGATCTTGTTATTGGTTATAATGAACCTTTAACAAAGCCACTTAATTTTACTATAGAACGTAATCAAAAAATTGCGATTAAAGGGGTTAATGGTCTAGGAAAATCTACACTTCTTAACACAATTTTAAAAAGAATAAAAGCTTTATCTGGTGAAATTGAACATGGACAATTCTTAGAAATTGGTTACTTTAAACAAGAAGAGGAAAGTTCTTCTATAACAGCTTTAGATGAATTTTGGAATGAATTTCCAGGATTAACTAATGCTGAAGTAAGAGCAGCTCTTGCTAAATGTGGATTAACTACAGATCATATAACAAGTCAAATGCGTGTTCTTTCTGGAGGAGAAAATGCCAAAGTTAGACTTGCTAAAATTATGAATCGTGAAATCAACTTCTTAATTCTTGATGAGCCTACAAACCACTTGGATGTAGACGCTAAAGAAGAATTAAAAAGAGCTATTAAAGAATTTAATGGAACTGTTTTGATGGTTAGTCACGAACCTGAATTTTATATGGATGTTGCTACTGAAATATGGAATGTTGAAGATTGGACAACTAAAATAATCTAA
- the zupT gene encoding zinc transporter ZupT produces the protein MSNIAFAFFLTLLAGLSTGIGSCIAFLSKRTNTKFLSVTLGFSAGVMIYVSFVEIFVKARESLVRYAGDYKGGIITVVSFFGGMLFIAIIDKLIPNYENPHEIREVEEMNDKKIKSKSSLHRMGIFSALAITIHNFPEGLATFMSAIENPTLGVSIAIAIAMHNIPEGIAVSVPIYFSTGSRKKAFIYSFLSGLSEPVGALVGYLLLLPFMNELIFGVIFAGVAGIMVFISLDELLPAAENYGEHHLSIYGLISGMVVMSFSLILFL, from the coding sequence ATGAGCAACATTGCATTTGCATTTTTCTTGACATTATTAGCTGGTTTATCTACTGGAATAGGGAGCTGTATAGCATTTTTATCAAAACGTACAAACACAAAATTTCTTTCTGTTACTTTAGGATTTTCTGCTGGTGTTATGATTTATGTTTCTTTTGTAGAAATTTTTGTGAAAGCTAGAGAATCTTTAGTAAGATATGCTGGGGATTATAAGGGTGGAATTATAACAGTAGTTTCATTTTTTGGAGGGATGCTTTTTATAGCAATAATAGATAAATTGATTCCAAATTATGAAAATCCTCATGAAATAAGAGAAGTAGAAGAAATGAATGATAAAAAAATTAAAAGTAAAAGTTCACTTCATAGAATGGGAATATTTTCAGCATTAGCGATAACTATTCATAATTTTCCAGAAGGATTAGCCACATTTATGAGTGCTATAGAAAATCCAACTTTAGGAGTTTCGATAGCAATAGCGATAGCTATGCACAATATACCAGAAGGAATCGCTGTTTCTGTTCCGATTTATTTTTCTACAGGAAGTAGAAAAAAAGCTTTTATTTATTCTTTTTTATCTGGATTATCAGAACCTGTAGGTGCTTTAGTAGGCTATCTTTTATTATTACCTTTTATGAATGAATTAATATTTGGAGTTATTTTTGCAGGAGTTGCAGGTATAATGGTTTTTATATCTTTAGATGAATTACTGCCAGCAGCAGAAAATTATGGAGAACACCATCTTTCGATTTATGGATTAATAAGTGGAATGGTTGTTATGTCATTTAGTTTAATATTATTTCTTTAA
- a CDS encoding SemiSWEET transporter, with product MTDTVGYCAAILTTLSFLPQAIKTIKTKDTSGISLLMYSMFTIGVFGWLVYGFLKRDIPVFVANLVTLSLAGIILTMKIKYK from the coding sequence ATGACTGATACTGTAGGATATTGTGCTGCAATTTTAACAACTCTTTCATTTTTACCCCAAGCGATAAAAACAATTAAGACAAAGGATACAAGTGGAATATCATTATTGATGTATTCAATGTTTACAATAGGAGTTTTTGGATGGCTTGTTTATGGATTTTTAAAAAGAGATATACCAGTATTTGTAGCAAATTTAGTAACATTATCTTTAGCTGGAATTATTCTAACAATGAAAATAAAATATAAGTAA
- a CDS encoding alpha-galactosidase gives MNILVNENKLEFHLYNNNISYIFKVLEDGTLGHLYFGKKLKHRDSYEHIIQTTLAEVPVTPNCLENKRGFCKDILPQEYPSYGNGDYREPAVVILQENGSRITNFIYDSYEIIDGKDKLLNLPNTYVENRDEAKTLKIYLKDEIINSTLTLSYTIFKNYDVISRNAHIKNNSDNKIVLERFLSASIDFKEPEFQIVHLSGAWARERHIEITDINQNKFVIDSKRGTSSVNSNPFIALKRKETTEISGEVYGFNLIYSGNHIEVVEKNHYNKLRVSVGINPFNFQWTLLKDEEFQSPEVIMAYSSSGLNGLSLNYHRLYRERLARGVWKDKARPILLNNWEATYFDFNEEKILDIALKAKELGVELFVLDDGWFGARNHDKAGLGDWWSNLEKIPSGVEGLSEKVENMGIKFGLWFEPEMVNKDSNLYKNHPNWILQVPKRSNTPSRNQHTLDLGRKDVREYLYEKISKILKNSKISYIKWDMNRPMTEVWSEVLDSQNQGEVFHRYILGLYELLEKLTEEFPEILFESCASGGNRFDAGMLYYMPQAWTSDDTDAVERIKIQYGSSLCYPISSMGAHVSAVPNHQTNRITSIKTRGNVAFFGAFGYELDLNKITDSEKEIVKKQIEFFKANRELIQYGDFYRLVSPFENKLNDAAWMVVNKNKTEAIIAKYKILSIPNSGYESLKIDGLSDDKLYSIESLQIQGKTYYGDELKNSGLIFKEPSFNDLGNIQLEGELDSLVGDFKSCLIKLKAVEEQK, from the coding sequence ATGAATATACTTGTAAATGAAAACAAATTAGAGTTTCATTTGTATAATAATAATATAAGTTATATTTTTAAAGTTTTAGAAGATGGAACATTAGGACATCTTTATTTTGGAAAAAAATTAAAACATAGAGATTCTTATGAACATATTATACAGACAACATTGGCAGAGGTACCAGTAACGCCAAATTGCCTAGAGAATAAAAGAGGGTTTTGTAAAGATATACTTCCACAAGAATATCCAAGCTATGGAAATGGAGATTATAGAGAACCTGCAGTAGTTATATTACAAGAAAATGGAAGTAGAATTACAAATTTTATTTACGACTCATATGAAATTATAGATGGAAAGGATAAATTACTTAATTTACCTAATACTTATGTAGAAAATAGAGACGAGGCAAAAACTTTAAAAATATATTTAAAGGATGAAATAATTAATTCGACTTTAACTTTAAGTTATACTATTTTTAAAAACTATGATGTTATATCTAGAAATGCTCATATAAAAAATAATTCAGACAATAAAATTGTACTTGAAAGATTTTTAAGTGCTTCTATAGATTTTAAAGAACCTGAATTTCAAATTGTTCACCTTTCAGGAGCTTGGGCAAGAGAAAGGCACATAGAAATTACAGATATAAATCAGAATAAATTTGTAATTGATAGTAAAAGAGGGACAAGCAGTGTGAATAGTAATCCTTTTATTGCTTTAAAAAGAAAAGAAACAACTGAAATTAGTGGAGAAGTTTATGGATTTAATCTTATTTATAGTGGAAATCACATAGAAGTTGTTGAAAAAAATCATTATAATAAATTAAGAGTGTCAGTAGGAATAAACCCATTTAATTTCCAATGGACTTTATTAAAAGATGAAGAGTTTCAAAGTCCAGAGGTTATAATGGCTTATTCTTCTTCTGGATTAAATGGACTTAGCTTGAATTATCATAGATTATATAGAGAAAGATTAGCAAGAGGAGTCTGGAAAGATAAAGCTAGACCAATACTTTTGAATAATTGGGAAGCAACATATTTTGATTTTAATGAGGAGAAAATTTTAGATATTGCATTAAAAGCAAAAGAGCTTGGAGTGGAGCTTTTTGTACTAGACGATGGCTGGTTTGGAGCAAGAAATCATGATAAAGCTGGTTTAGGAGATTGGTGGAGTAATTTAGAAAAAATTCCAAGTGGTGTTGAAGGATTATCAGAAAAAGTAGAAAATATGGGAATTAAATTTGGACTTTGGTTTGAACCAGAAATGGTAAATAAAGATAGCAATCTTTATAAAAATCATCCAAATTGGATATTACAGGTTCCTAAAAGAAGCAATACACCAAGCAGAAATCAGCATACTTTAGACTTAGGAAGAAAAGATGTAAGAGAGTATTTGTATGAAAAAATATCCAAAATCTTGAAAAATTCTAAGATATCATATATTAAATGGGATATGAATAGACCTATGACTGAAGTTTGGTCAGAAGTTTTAGATTCTCAAAATCAAGGAGAAGTATTTCATAGATATATCTTAGGTCTTTATGAGCTTTTAGAGAAATTAACTGAAGAATTCCCAGAAATATTATTTGAATCTTGTGCCAGTGGAGGAAATAGATTTGATGCAGGAATGTTATATTATATGCCGCAAGCTTGGACAAGTGATGATACAGATGCAGTAGAAAGAATTAAAATTCAATATGGATCGTCATTATGTTATCCAATATCTTCAATGGGAGCCCATGTATCAGCTGTTCCTAATCATCAAACAAATAGAATTACTTCTATAAAAACTCGTGGAAATGTGGCTTTTTTTGGAGCTTTTGGATATGAATTAGATTTAAATAAAATAACTGATTCAGAAAAAGAAATTGTAAAAAAACAAATAGAGTTTTTTAAAGCTAACAGAGAATTAATTCAGTATGGAGATTTTTATAGATTAGTATCACCATTTGAAAATAAATTAAATGATGCAGCTTGGATGGTTGTGAATAAAAATAAAACTGAGGCAATAATTGCAAAATATAAAATTTTATCAATTCCAAACTCGGGATATGAATCCCTTAAGATAGATGGATTATCTGATGATAAATTATATTCTATTGAAAGTTTACAAATTCAAGGAAAAACATATTATGGTGATGAATTAAAAAATAGTGGTTTAATATTTAAAGAACCATCTTTTAATGACTTAGGAAATATACAGCTAGAAGGAGAGTTAGATAGTTTAGTAGGAGATTTTAAGAGTTGTTTAATTAAATTAAAAGCTGTAGAGGAGCAAAAATAA
- a CDS encoding solute:sodium symporter family transporter — translation MLMFLSFIFFTALVAVITYYKTKGDTLNTNDGYFLGGRSLTAGFIAGSLMLTNLSPANFAGMSAQSYTHNMSVMGWEVCSGITLVLVAMFLVPRYLKGGLTTIPEFLEDRFDSGVKKFVTYLFLISYVLNGLPPTLYAGALVMSQLFDISGLLGISYTAGIWLTVWAIGIIGAIYAIFGGLKAVAFSDTLNGLGLIIGGLSVPYFGFKYIGDGSVLKGIGDLVVAHPEKFDAIGSSSDPVPFTTLFTGMLLVNLYYWGTDQGIIQRALGAKNLKEGQKGVMLAGLLKIFTPLIVIVPGIIAYHMYGENYAAPDLVYSHLIKDLMPKYFVGFFAAVMFGAVLSTYNSVLNSASTLFCLNVYKPAFGKNKSDAEIVAKGKIFGSIIALISMLIAPLIMNAPQGLFQYLQIVNGFFNVPIFTIIFIGYMTKYVPAIAAKISLVFFVSTYAILQLVIKPDLHFLHQLAILFTISCGIMLIIGKVRPRETPYVLVNKNVVEITPWEHQYEAGVIIISVMLSFYVIFSKFGLATLNFQGLQRNLGLLWTITALVVISIRKYRQKLKTEKTVEA, via the coding sequence ATGTTAATGTTTTTATCTTTTATTTTTTTTACTGCTTTAGTAGCGGTTATAACTTACTATAAAACTAAGGGTGACACATTAAATACTAATGATGGTTATTTTTTAGGTGGAAGAAGTTTAACTGCTGGTTTTATAGCAGGGTCTCTTATGTTAACAAATTTAAGTCCAGCTAACTTTGCTGGAATGAGTGCCCAATCTTACACACATAATATGTCTGTTATGGGATGGGAAGTATGTTCAGGAATTACATTGGTTTTAGTTGCAATGTTTTTAGTTCCAAGATATTTAAAAGGAGGATTAACTACGATACCAGAATTTTTAGAAGATCGTTTTGATTCAGGGGTTAAAAAATTTGTAACATACTTATTTTTAATAAGTTATGTTTTAAACGGTTTACCACCAACACTTTATGCAGGAGCATTAGTAATGAGTCAACTTTTTGATATCTCTGGACTTTTAGGAATATCTTACACTGCTGGAATTTGGTTGACAGTTTGGGCAATAGGTATTATAGGGGCAATATATGCAATTTTTGGAGGATTAAAAGCTGTTGCTTTTTCAGATACTCTAAATGGATTAGGGCTTATAATCGGAGGATTGTCAGTACCTTATTTTGGATTTAAGTATATTGGAGATGGATCAGTATTAAAAGGAATTGGGGATTTAGTAGTAGCTCATCCAGAAAAATTTGATGCGATTGGATCAAGTTCTGATCCTGTACCATTTACAACACTTTTTACAGGTATGCTTTTAGTTAATCTTTATTATTGGGGAACAGATCAAGGGATAATTCAAAGAGCTTTAGGAGCGAAAAATTTAAAAGAGGGACAAAAAGGAGTAATGTTAGCAGGATTATTAAAAATATTTACGCCTCTTATAGTTATAGTACCAGGAATAATTGCGTACCATATGTATGGAGAAAATTATGCTGCTCCAGATTTGGTTTATTCTCATTTAATAAAAGATTTAATGCCTAAATATTTTGTTGGTTTTTTTGCAGCAGTAATGTTTGGTGCAGTTTTAAGTACTTATAATAGTGTTTTAAATAGTGCTTCAACATTATTTTGTTTAAATGTTTATAAGCCAGCATTTGGAAAAAATAAAAGTGACGCTGAAATAGTAGCAAAAGGAAAAATATTTGGAAGTATAATCGCTTTAATATCTATGCTAATAGCTCCGTTGATAATGAATGCTCCTCAAGGATTATTTCAATATTTACAAATTGTAAATGGGTTCTTTAATGTCCCAATATTTACAATAATATTCATAGGATATATGACAAAATATGTACCAGCAATAGCAGCTAAAATATCACTAGTATTCTTTGTTTCTACATATGCAATATTACAACTTGTGATTAAACCAGATTTACATTTTTTACATCAATTAGCAATATTATTTACTATAAGTTGTGGAATTATGTTAATTATTGGAAAAGTAAGACCTAGAGAAACTCCTTATGTTTTAGTAAATAAAAATGTAGTAGAGATTACTCCGTGGGAGCATCAGTATGAAGCTGGAGTTATAATAATATCAGTAATGCTATCTTTTTATGTAATTTTTTCTAAATTTGGATTAGCTACTTTAAATTTTCAAGGACTACAAAGAAATTTAGGTTTATTATGGACTATAACAGCTTTGGTAGTTATATCAATAAGAAAATATAGACAAAAATTAAAAACAGAAAAAACAGTAGAAGCTTAG
- a CDS encoding LacI family DNA-binding transcriptional regulator, translated as MKIDSIKIAELAGVSRSTVSRVLNNHPNVSEKNRKKILNIIDEYNYIPNLNAQTLAGKKNKVIGVFIYEPNMNAQSTTDTAYFMNFTDTVVKEAFLNNHQILVDYLKDSNDEKRIESFFKNGNISSGIFIGFLRENLFLEKMIESDYKVVVVDYASQLKDNAKKTLYINTDDYGGGTSVMEEILKKNNKKVLFFSGDKKKLSGLERERAYVEALKNKNIVINKTLMMESDYSREKAYENMKKILDSNIKFDSIFSSCDNMLFGVIEALKERSIDYKNMEIWGFDNLKYTVPMGLKTVSPMLKDTAKKSIKFLISDITESKVEYTKTKLIKNINEYFEN; from the coding sequence TTGAAAATTGATAGTATTAAAATAGCTGAATTAGCAGGGGTTTCAAGAAGTACAGTTTCAAGAGTATTAAATAATCATCCAAATGTAAGTGAAAAAAATAGAAAAAAAATTTTAAATATAATAGATGAATATAATTATATTCCAAATTTAAATGCTCAAACATTAGCTGGTAAAAAAAACAAAGTAATTGGAGTTTTTATATATGAACCTAATATGAATGCTCAATCAACAACTGATACAGCTTATTTTATGAACTTTACAGATACAGTTGTAAAGGAAGCTTTTTTAAATAATCATCAAATATTAGTTGATTATTTGAAAGATTCTAACGATGAAAAAAGAATAGAATCTTTTTTTAAAAATGGAAATATATCAAGTGGTATATTTATTGGTTTTTTAAGAGAAAATTTATTTTTAGAAAAAATGATAGAGAGTGACTATAAAGTTGTAGTTGTAGATTACGCTTCTCAATTAAAAGATAATGCTAAGAAAACTTTATATATTAACACAGATGACTATGGTGGAGGAACATCTGTCATGGAAGAGATTTTAAAAAAGAATAATAAAAAAGTATTATTTTTTTCAGGAGATAAAAAAAAATTATCAGGATTAGAAAGAGAAAGAGCTTATGTAGAAGCATTAAAAAATAAAAATATTGTTATAAATAAAACTTTAATGATGGAATCAGATTATTCAAGAGAAAAAGCGTATGAAAATATGAAAAAAATATTAGATTCTAATATAAAATTTGATTCAATATTTTCTTCTTGTGATAATATGTTGTTTGGAGTTATAGAAGCTTTAAAAGAAAGAAGTATTGATTATAAAAATATGGAAATATGGGGATTCGATAATTTAAAATATACAGTACCAATGGGGTTAAAAACAGTTTCACCAATGTTAAAAGATACAGCAAAAAAAAGCATAAAATTTTTAATTTCAGATATAACAGAAAGTAAAGTTGAATACACTAAGACAAAATTAATAAAGAATATAAATGAGTATTTTGAAAATTAA
- a CDS encoding nitroreductase family protein, whose protein sequence is MFKVDIEKCIGCGLCVKDCFVKDIVLEDGKADIKNLRCFKCGHCIAICPVNAVSTDEYNMEDVIEYEKNQFSIDPDTFLNFIKFERTIRQFKEKDVEEDKILKIIEAGRFTQTASNAQNVNYVVVKKEIQEVRKLTLESLKTLGEHVLENSTNPLYKKYAKMWIKMHEDFILNPLGVDNLFFKAPVLIIVTSEHPLNAGLASANMKLMVDALGLGTVFSGFFTRACENNLKIKEFLGIEKNQNIVTCMVVGYPNVKYSRTVPRKAPNILWK, encoded by the coding sequence ATGTTTAAAGTAGATATTGAAAAATGCATAGGATGTGGTCTTTGTGTAAAAGATTGTTTTGTTAAAGATATTGTGCTAGAAGATGGAAAAGCAGATATAAAAAATTTAAGATGCTTTAAATGTGGTCACTGTATAGCTATATGCCCAGTAAATGCTGTATCAACAGATGAGTATAATATGGAAGATGTTATTGAGTATGAAAAAAATCAATTTTCAATAGATCCAGATACTTTTTTAAATTTTATAAAGTTTGAAAGAACAATAAGACAATTTAAAGAAAAAGATGTAGAAGAAGATAAAATTTTAAAAATCATTGAGGCTGGAAGATTTACTCAAACTGCAAGTAATGCACAAAATGTAAATTATGTAGTTGTAAAAAAGGAAATTCAAGAAGTTAGGAAATTGACATTGGAATCTTTAAAAACTTTGGGAGAGCATGTATTAGAAAATTCAACAAACCCTTTGTATAAAAAATATGCAAAGATGTGGATAAAAATGCATGAAGACTTTATATTAAATCCTTTAGGTGTTGATAACTTATTTTTTAAGGCTCCAGTATTAATAATAGTAACTTCAGAGCATCCTTTAAATGCAGGATTAGCTTCGGCTAATATGAAGTTAATGGTAGATGCATTAGGACTTGGAACTGTCTTTAGTGGATTTTTTACAAGAGCATGCGAAAATAACTTAAAAATAAAAGAATTTTTAGGAATTGAAAAAAATCAAAATATAGTAACTTGTATGGTTGTAGGATATCCTAATGTGAAATATTCAAGAACTGTTCCTAGAAAAGCACCAAATATTTTATGGAAATAA